Below is a genomic region from Bacteroidales bacterium.
GAATTGGAAGATAAACTTAAAGGTTTTGAATTTGGAGCCGACGATTATTTAGCCAAACCTTTTTCTCTGTTGGAATTAAACTCTCGTTTACAAGCTATAACAAGAAGAAAATTCGGACAGAAGAGCACAAAAATAAAGTTTGGAAATTTTATACTCGACACTACAAATCGTCAACTATTTTACAAAAAGGAAACTATTGACCTTACAAAAAAGGAATATGATTTACTACGCTATTTAATACTAAATAAAAATCGCGTTTTAGACAGGCTACAGCTCACTGAACATATTTGGGGCGATTTCTTTGAAGATGATTTTGATTCTAATTACATTGATGTTCACATTAAAAATATCCGAAAAAAATTGGCTAAATTTGACGAAACAAAGTGGATAAAAACACTAAGAGGAATTGGGTATAAATTTATTTCGGGTGATGCTTCTACCTAAAACAAAACTTAAAAATCAGCTTGCACTTATAAATGCACTTTCAAAAGGCATCATTATAGTACTGGCTATTTTTGTTATTCCTTGGTTGGTAAGAACCGTGAGTATCCGCGAGACCGACGATCAGCTGATCCTAAAACTAGATCAAGTTTACGATTTAATAGAAACCAATGGAATTGAGGTTTTTATTGATAATGAAAATTCTCCTCAGGGTTTTGGTAGTTATAATATTTTAAAAGAAGAGTATATCTCTATCGAGAGTATAAACGACACATTATTATACGAATACATTGATAATCAGAAACGTGAAATTGATGGAGAGATATACGATTATCGTGTAATATCAGCTACTTTCGGAATTGAAAATCAGGTTTATTTACTCGAAATTGGAAAAAGCATTAACACCGTAATTAGCTTTGAGAAAAAGCTCAAAAGCTTTGCATTCTACCTTTTACTTTTCTTGCTTACCATCAGTATTTTTATCGATCTTTCTATTACTCAAATCCTTTTAAAACCTTTTGAGAAAATAATTGATAAGCTAAAAGGAACACAGCACCCAAAACTATTTGATCACTCCCCAATTCAAACCAACACTAGCGATTTTAATTATCT
It encodes:
- a CDS encoding response regulator transcription factor yields the protein MRLLIVEDEKSLATELIQFLETEHFNCDWAASKSQASELLACNPYDFVLLDIGLPDGNGLSLIEEARDNESEAYFIVLTAKGELEDKLKGFEFGADDYLAKPFSLLELNSRLQAITRRKFGQKSTKIKFGNFILDTTNRQLFYKKETIDLTKKEYDLLRYLILNKNRVLDRLQLTEHIWGDFFEDDFDSNYIDVHIKNIRKKLAKFDETKWIKTLRGIGYKFISGDAST